The Pseudomonas viciae genomic interval ACCCGCATCAGGCCTCCAGCAGGCGACGAACGCGCTCGAGGTCTTCAATCGTGTCGACGCCGGTTGGCGGGGCGATCAGTGCATCGGCGACATGGATCCGCACGCCATGCCACAGGGCACGCAGTTGTTCCAGGGATTCAGTGTTTTCCAGCCAGCATGGGCCCCAGGCAACGAAGTCCTGGAGGAAACCGGCGCGGTAGGCATAGATACCAATGTGGCGGCGGTAAGGCACGCCTTCTGGCATGACGTCGCGGCTTTGCGCGAACGCATCCCGGGCCCAGGGCAATATCGCCCGGCTGAAGGTCAGCGCCAGGCCGTTGAGGTCGCTGACGACCTTGACCACACTGGGGTTGAACAGGGTTTGCAGATCTTCGATCGGCTCGGCCAGGGTGGCCATGCGCGCTTCGGGATGGGCCGCCAGGTTCGCGGCGACCTGATCAATCACGCTGGGCGGGATCAACGGCTCATCGCCCTGCACATTGACGACGATGGCGTCGGGTTCCAAGCCCAGTTGCTCGGCGACCTCCGCCAAGCGATCCGTGCCGGAATTGTGATCTTCGCGGGTCAGGACCACCTCGGCGCCAAAGCCCTTGCAGGCCGCCACGATGCGCGCATCGTCCGTCGCCACTACCACGCGTTGGGCGCTGCTTTTGCAGGCCTGTTCCCAGACGTGCTGGATCATCGGTTTGCCAGCGATCAACAGCAACGGCTTGCCTGGCAGGCGCGTCGAGGCGAAGCGCGACGGAATGACAACGGTGAAGGCTGCGGTCATTTGTCCAAACGCTCATCGGTGGTCAGGGTACGGGCTTCGCTTTCGAGCATCACCGGGATGCCATCACGAATCGGGTAGGCCAGGCCGGCGCCCTTGCTGATCAGTTCGGTCTTGTCGGCACTGAGCTTGAGCGGGCCTTTACAGACCGGGCAAGCCAGAATATCGAGCAATTTGGTGTCCATGAAATTCCCCTGGATAAAAGGTTTTAAGGCAAAAGCCGATCTGGCAACAGGCGCATCAACTGCGTATCGAACCAGTCCGCGAAGGCCGGCGACGGTGCTGCGTCTACCACCAGGTACCACCAGTGGGGCGCGGCGAAGGCACGGCATTTGACCGCGTCCTTTTCCGTCATGACCACTGGCAACGAAGGCGTGAAATTCAGCGCCTGGGCACTGTATTCGGCGTGGTCGGCAAACCCGTGCGGTATTGGCCGCCAGTGTAGCGTTTCGAGGGTCTTGAAGAAACGCTGGGGATTGCCGATGCCGGCCACGGCGTGCAAGGCCTGGCCGGGTGGGAAATGATCGAGGGGCCGTCGTTCGCCACTGGCCAGGTTCACCAGCGCGGTGGGGCGCAATTGGAAGGCAAAGCCGTCTTCGTGATCAGCACTGGCGCCGTTGTACAGCACAGCGTCAACCGAGCGCAGGCGCTCAACCGGCTCGCGCAACGGACCGGCGGGCAGGCAACGTCTATTACCCAGGCCACGGGCATCATCGATCAGTACCAGCTCAAGGTCGCGAGCCAGCCGATAATGCTGCATGCCATCATCGGACAGGATCAGGTCCAGCGGTTCGGCTTCCAGCAGTGCCCGGACCGCGCGGCTGCGATCGGGATCGATCATCAGCGGCACGCCGGTGCGTTGGACGATCAACAGCGGCTCGTCACCCGCGACATCGGCGCCCTGCCCGGCCTCGACCCGCCAAGGCAGTTGCGGCGGCTTGGCACCATAACCCCGGCTGACCACCCCGACCCGCAGGCCACTGCGCTGGCAGTGCTGGATCATCCACAGGATCAGCGGCGTCTTGCCGGTGCCGCCTACCGTGATGTTGCCGACCACGATCAGCGGCACGGGCGGCTGGTAGATCTCGCCCTCCCCCGCCAGGAAGCGCTCGCGCTTACCCACCACCACTCGCCGGTACAACCACTCCAGCGGCCGCAGCAATACCAGGGCCGGATGACCGTCATACCACGCGGCAAGCAAGCGATCGGACATGGCCATCAGGGTGCAGGCGCCGCCTCGACGGTGGTCATGCGCAGATGGCTGAAGCCGAGCTTGCCGGCCGCGTCCATGGCGGTGATGACCGATTGATGAGGCGTCTTGCCATCGGCGCTGATCGACAGCGGCAGCTTAGTGTCGCCACCGGACTCCTTCTGCAGGGCGTCGATCAGGCTCGCCAGGTCACTCTTGGGCAGCAACTGGTTGTTCACCGAGAACGCCCCTTCGGCGCTGATGGTAATTTCCAGGTTCTTGAGCTGCTGGTCTTCGGCCGGCGAGCCACTGACGGCTTGCGGCAATTCAACCTTGAGCTGGGTTTCCCGGGTGAAGGTGGTGGTCACGACGAAAAACAGCAACAGGATGAACACCACATCGATCAGCGACGCAAGGTTGATCTCGATGTTTTCCCGTGGTTTGCGGCGGAATTTCACTTCTTGCCCCCGGCCAGGTCCACGTCACGATCGCCCTGCACCACCTCGACCAGCTTGATGGCTTCCTGTTCCATGCCCACCACCAGTTCGTCCACGCGTCGTTGCAGGAACCGATGGAAGAACACCGCAGGGATACCCACCATCAGGCCCGCGGCGGTGGTGATCAAGGCCTTGGAAATACCGCCCGCCAGCACCGCAGCGTTAGTGGTCATGCCGGAGCCGGTGAACGCGCTGAAAATGTCGATCATGCCCAGCACCGTACCCAGAAGGCCCAACAGGGGGGACATGGCAGCGATGGTGCCCAGGGCGTTGATATAGCGCTCCAGTTCATGGATGACCCGGGCGGCGGCTTCCTCGATGCACTCTTTCATGATCTCGCGACCATGCTTGGAGTTCGCCAGGCCCGCGGCGAGGATTTCCCCCAGGGGCGAACTGGCCCGCAGCTCCTTGAGCTTGTCCTTGTTCAGTTGCTTGTCCTTGATCCAGACCCAGACCTGCCCGAGCAGATGCTCCGGAGTCACGCGGCTGGCCCGCAGGGTCCACAGGCGTTCGGCAACGATACCCAGTGCCGCGATGGAACTCAGAATGATCGGCAACATCATCCAGCCGCCGGATTTGACCAATTCCCACACAGTGACAGCCCCCTCGAAAAAGTGCGCCACTTTATCATACAGACTCGCCTTGGAGGCTCGACCTGCCGATAAGTCCGTCGCGCGAGCTGACCCGAGTCAATGTTTGGCCTGCGGCCCGACAGGCGGCGGATCACGCCAATACCGCCGCTGCCTGGCCTGGGTGAAGGGGGGTTCAAAGGCCCCCAGTTGCAGACGAATGGCGCCCTGTTCGGCACTGTCGTAGATCGCCAGGCCCAACCGACGGTAACGAGCGATCACCCGGGGATGCGGATGACCGAACGCGTTGCCTTGCCCCCGGGAGATCAGCACCGAATGAGGATTCAGACGCGCCAGCAGCGCCATTGACGATGAGCTGCGACTGCCATGATGCGGGGCGGCCAGCCACTGGCTCGGGGCCGCCAGGGGCCCGTCGAGCAAGGCCTGTTCAGCATGACTATCGATGTCGCCAGTCAGCAGCAAGCGCTCGCCGCCGGCCTCGACCAGCAAGACGCAGGACTTCTGGTTGCTTTCACGGGCAGCGGACCATTGCCACAATTGGAACCTGACCCCGTCCCACTCCCAACCTTCGCCGCTGTCGCATGCTCCGGCTTGCAGCTCATCAGGCAGCGCGGCAGGATCGCCGCTGATCACCCGCCTCGTTGGCAGCCCGCTGCGCACCGCGCGAGCGCCGCCGGCGTGATCGGCGTCGGCATGGCTGAGCAGCATCAGATCCAACGCCTGTACCCCCAGTTTGCGCAAAGTCGGCAGCACGACGCGCTCGCCCGCGTCGGCCTCGCCGAAGCGCGGCCCGGCATCGTAAAGCAGGCTATGGCGACGGGTGCGCACGAGCACCGCAAGCCCTTGGCCGACGTCCAGGTGCCAGATTTCGGCATGGCCTTGCGGCACGCTTTCTCGCGGTGGAAAAACCATCAGCAGCAGCATTGGCCACCCCAGCACCCGCAGCGGCACCCCCTTGGGCAGCAGCAGCAAAAAAGCCCCGAGGGCGGCAATACACCAGGCCCAGAGCGGAATCGAAACAGGAACCCATGCCGGCATCCGCCCGGCAACCAGCGCCAGCCCCTTGAACAGCCAATCGAGCAAGCCACCGGCTATCCACAGCAGCCCTTCACCGAGCAACGGCACCGGCAACAACGCCGTGCCGAGCAACGCCGGCGGCAACACCAACAGGCTGATCCAGGGCACCGCCAGCAGATTTACCAGCGGCCCGCTGAGGCTGACCGGCAAGCCCAATATCACCAGTAACGGACACAGGCCGAGCGCAACCAGCCATTGGGCACGGGTCCAGGTTTGCCACCAGCGCCAGGGCCCCAGGCGAGCGCCAAAGGTGAACATCAATATCGCCACCGCCGCAAACGACAGCCAGAACCCCGGCCGCAGGCTGGCCAGCGGATCGAACACCAGCACCCCGACAAAGGCCAGCAGCCATGCCCACCAGGGGTCCGGGTGTTTGAAGCGCAAGCGCCAGAGGAGCACCAGGCCGATCATCGCGCAAGCCCGCCGCACCGGCACCTCGAACCCAGCGAGCAAGCCGTAGCCCAGGGCTGCGGCGAAGGCCAGCGCACAAGCCCAAGGCAA includes:
- a CDS encoding ExbD/TolR family protein; protein product: MKFRRKPRENIEINLASLIDVVFILLLFFVVTTTFTRETQLKVELPQAVSGSPAEDQQLKNLEITISAEGAFSVNNQLLPKSDLASLIDALQKESGGDTKLPLSISADGKTPHQSVITAMDAAGKLGFSHLRMTTVEAAPAP
- a CDS encoding MotA/TolQ/ExbB proton channel family protein, which translates into the protein MWELVKSGGWMMLPIILSSIAALGIVAERLWTLRASRVTPEHLLGQVWVWIKDKQLNKDKLKELRASSPLGEILAAGLANSKHGREIMKECIEEAAARVIHELERYINALGTIAAMSPLLGLLGTVLGMIDIFSAFTGSGMTTNAAVLAGGISKALITTAAGLMVGIPAVFFHRFLQRRVDELVVGMEQEAIKLVEVVQGDRDVDLAGGKK
- the lpxK gene encoding tetraacyldisaccharide 4'-kinase, translating into MAMSDRLLAAWYDGHPALVLLRPLEWLYRRVVVGKRERFLAGEGEIYQPPVPLIVVGNITVGGTGKTPLILWMIQHCQRSGLRVGVVSRGYGAKPPQLPWRVEAGQGADVAGDEPLLIVQRTGVPLMIDPDRSRAVRALLEAEPLDLILSDDGMQHYRLARDLELVLIDDARGLGNRRCLPAGPLREPVERLRSVDAVLYNGASADHEDGFAFQLRPTALVNLASGERRPLDHFPPGQALHAVAGIGNPQRFFKTLETLHWRPIPHGFADHAEYSAQALNFTPSLPVVMTEKDAVKCRAFAAPHWWYLVVDAAPSPAFADWFDTQLMRLLPDRLLP
- a CDS encoding DNA internalization-related competence protein ComEC/Rec2; this translates as MRTGLVAFALGLLAPVFLPALPPFWLIATMPVLGLMVLPFRTYPLGFFLFGLAWACLSAQLALADRLPAVLDGETRWVEGRVVGLPQHSEDVVRFELADARSRRTRLPASMRLAWFGGPPVSSGERWRLAVKLKRPAGLLNPHGFDYEAWLLSRGIGATGTVKDGLRLQAAQGAWRDGVRQALAQVDAHGRSGALAALVLGDGSGLSREDWQVLQDTGTVHLLVISGQHIGLLAGLVYLLVAGAARYGLWPVGLPWLPWACALAFAAALGYGLLAGFEVPVRRACAMIGLVLLWRLRFKHPDPWWAWLLAFVGVLVFDPLASLRPGFWLSFAAVAILMFTFGARLGPWRWWQTWTRAQWLVALGLCPLLVILGLPVSLSGPLVNLLAVPWISLLVLPPALLGTALLPVPLLGEGLLWIAGGLLDWLFKGLALVAGRMPAWVPVSIPLWAWCIAALGAFLLLLPKGVPLRVLGWPMLLLMVFPPRESVPQGHAEIWHLDVGQGLAVLVRTRRHSLLYDAGPRFGEADAGERVVLPTLRKLGVQALDLMLLSHADADHAGGARAVRSGLPTRRVISGDPAALPDELQAGACDSGEGWEWDGVRFQLWQWSAARESNQKSCVLLVEAGGERLLLTGDIDSHAEQALLDGPLAAPSQWLAAPHHGSRSSSSMALLARLNPHSVLISRGQGNAFGHPHPRVIARYRRLGLAIYDSAEQGAIRLQLGAFEPPFTQARQRRYWRDPPPVGPQAKH
- a CDS encoding Trm112 family protein, with protein sequence MDTKLLDILACPVCKGPLKLSADKTELISKGAGLAYPIRDGIPVMLESEARTLTTDERLDK
- the kdsB gene encoding 3-deoxy-manno-octulosonate cytidylyltransferase, which encodes MTAAFTVVIPSRFASTRLPGKPLLLIAGKPMIQHVWEQACKSSAQRVVVATDDARIVAACKGFGAEVVLTREDHNSGTDRLAEVAEQLGLEPDAIVVNVQGDEPLIPPSVIDQVAANLAAHPEARMATLAEPIEDLQTLFNPSVVKVVSDLNGLALTFSRAILPWARDAFAQSRDVMPEGVPYRRHIGIYAYRAGFLQDFVAWGPCWLENTESLEQLRALWHGVRIHVADALIAPPTGVDTIEDLERVRRLLEA